The following coding sequences are from one Terriglobales bacterium window:
- a CDS encoding prepilin-type N-terminal cleavage/methylation domain-containing protein, with protein MRHKHSNPRRNGFSMLELVIVVAIMLAVSAAALPSFFNSIETYRMRTAAMDVEGLMQRARSLAIRDNKYYAVRSVVANQGGINYTQVFVDLNNNGVQNNGERLIQLPVNMSLPNGGNPAMPNGTLGFAPQGAAVPVMFNNRGLPCVMKAGICSNWDAGNTPVGFVVFLQDAKTSGNGWAAISVSPVGRAKVWSWNSASSTWKY; from the coding sequence ATGAGGCATAAGCACTCCAATCCGCGACGTAATGGTTTCTCGATGCTGGAACTGGTAATTGTTGTGGCGATCATGCTCGCTGTATCGGCCGCAGCGCTACCTTCCTTCTTCAATTCTATCGAGACTTACCGGATGCGGACCGCAGCCATGGACGTCGAGGGCCTCATGCAACGAGCTCGTTCCCTTGCGATTCGTGACAATAAGTATTACGCGGTTCGCTCAGTGGTAGCCAACCAGGGCGGGATCAATTACACGCAGGTGTTCGTTGACCTCAATAATAACGGCGTGCAAAACAACGGCGAAAGATTGATCCAGTTACCCGTGAACATGTCATTGCCCAATGGTGGCAATCCAGCTATGCCCAATGGGACCCTCGGCTTCGCGCCTCAAGGGGCAGCAGTGCCGGTGATGTTCAATAACCGAGGACTACCTTGTGTCATGAAGGCCGGGATCTGCAGCAACTGGGATGCTGGCAACACTCCGGTCGGATTCGTTGTGTTCTTGCAAGACGCGAAAACGAGTGGCAACGGCTGGGCCGCAATATCGGTCAGCCCTGTCGGTCGCGCCAAAGTATGGAGCTGGAATTCAGCTAGCAGTACCTGGAAATACTAG
- a CDS encoding prepilin-type N-terminal cleavage/methylation domain-containing protein: MGRQQVPIDQAQRTRSLQLGMTLIELMIALTVLAIGMSATMLLFVTAAMTNSKTKTDTAGTMLAQRVLDQIAAAPADANPVLTVTDCNPNGAAVWNIATTGAAGVGLGATLSAVTGDIDFTQAYAAVPANYKMLYVYCGGGGRQITYDVRWNITTVSAATKMITVSARQTSVGTTLGANRAKLFALPVTLRTIGGH, from the coding sequence ATGGGTCGCCAGCAAGTCCCAATTGATCAGGCACAACGCACCCGCAGTCTACAGCTTGGTATGACATTGATCGAGCTGATGATTGCGCTTACCGTCCTTGCCATAGGCATGTCAGCAACCATGCTGTTGTTCGTGACTGCTGCCATGACCAACAGCAAAACCAAGACGGATACTGCGGGAACAATGCTGGCCCAGAGGGTGCTCGACCAGATTGCAGCCGCCCCCGCTGATGCCAACCCGGTCCTCACGGTTACTGACTGCAATCCCAATGGCGCAGCCGTCTGGAACATTGCTACCACCGGCGCGGCTGGCGTCGGTCTCGGAGCTACCCTCTCCGCGGTAACTGGCGATATTGATTTCACTCAGGCTTATGCCGCTGTGCCGGCCAATTACAAAATGCTGTATGTGTATTGCGGTGGCGGAGGACGGCAGATTACATACGATGTCCGCTGGAACATCACAACCGTATCAGCAGCTACCAAGATGATCACCGTTTCGGCGCGTCAAACGTCGGTTGGTACTACCCTTGGGGCGAATCGCGCAAAGTTATTCGCGCTGCCAGTTACCTTACGTACCATTGGGGGTCATTAG
- a CDS encoding prepilin-type N-terminal cleavage/methylation domain-containing protein has translation MRPMSSLNRSQHGFSLLELLISVAILTLTLGVVFGYINNSQKVYRAEEQKVDTTQQGREFLDQITRDIHQAGYPGQKMYDSAILAVPPANDSRVAVGLVRVSASELWFEGDMDGDGAVESVRYTLFDNNGNAIGGASNCPCSLQRSVVLKANAAPNAQLTSYNSSVDGIINSGGLGNGGAGLAIAGVTAVGGGATVANDVFYAAYKTPPVFAAFDANGTAVALPADYVASPANLAAIRTVQITVNLMARYQDLQSHVQSVVTMTGSAKLNNF, from the coding sequence ATGCGACCCATGTCATCATTGAACCGTTCACAGCACGGATTTTCACTCTTGGAATTGTTGATCAGCGTTGCCATTCTAACGTTGACCTTGGGTGTGGTGTTTGGCTACATCAACAACTCACAAAAGGTTTACAGAGCGGAAGAGCAGAAAGTTGATACCACGCAGCAGGGTCGTGAATTTCTCGACCAGATCACGCGCGACATCCACCAAGCCGGCTATCCTGGCCAGAAAATGTACGATTCAGCAATCCTGGCCGTACCACCCGCAAATGACTCGCGCGTTGCCGTGGGTCTGGTTCGAGTCTCGGCTTCGGAGCTTTGGTTCGAAGGCGATATGGATGGCGATGGTGCCGTAGAGAGCGTTCGTTACACTCTGTTTGACAATAACGGCAATGCCATCGGTGGCGCCAGCAATTGTCCCTGTAGCTTACAGCGTAGTGTGGTGTTGAAGGCGAATGCTGCTCCCAACGCACAATTGACCAGTTACAACTCAAGCGTAGACGGGATAATCAATAGTGGAGGCTTGGGTAACGGTGGGGCGGGACTAGCGATTGCTGGTGTGACTGCGGTAGGTGGCGGAGCCACAGTCGCCAATGACGTATTTTATGCTGCTTACAAAACCCCACCGGTTTTTGCCGCATTCGACGCCAACGGGACCGCGGTTGCTCTCCCGGCCGATTACGTAGCAAGTCCTGCTAACCTTGCGGCTATTCGAACCGTTCAAATTACAGTCAATCTCATGGCTCGCTATCAGGATCTGCAAAGCCATGTGCAATCCGTCGTTACCATGACGGGCTCAGCTAAATTGAATAACTTCTAA
- a CDS encoding tetratricopeptide repeat protein, translating to MRLVQCGWKALVVLVVSLASATLHAQTVDQVLAQSAADFRQQNYKHAIHLLEEQLKQSPSDRRLRMELGRAYLYDHDDERAMRIFQELLREEPSNRLAKLELARALGYQREYERSNQFYRELLDTNPNDEAASAGLVRNLIHQRRDTEARAELDRALSRHPESARLQDLKSRLESGGRENGSLEAKRSRLQGTETFFTDSASNRMWRSWQQLDTKIGYGFASRLQMEERSLWVSGGPKANVISGIEDIRYRVNRFLLVDAGGGLVRFADSSHKALYRGELESHPWRRLRLIAGFSRLPVSPTVRASQFDLLREGWYGHANWNSSAWRLDAHWSHQHYSDHNLARREGAELIRWLGGPRLSIGGGYEFNHLRFSQNLLHGYFDPNTYQSHLGVGGVRLQYKKFRSEYLARVGGESISAAPYQKAWEISLRNSARLGNWDLGADYSYFHLAQNTGAFTAHMPHVFVAYSF from the coding sequence ATGAGACTAGTTCAATGCGGTTGGAAGGCACTTGTAGTCTTGGTCGTGTCGCTCGCCTCGGCCACGTTACATGCACAAACGGTGGACCAGGTCCTGGCCCAGTCAGCAGCTGATTTTCGGCAACAGAATTACAAACACGCCATCCACTTGTTGGAAGAGCAACTCAAGCAGTCGCCCAGCGATCGTCGTCTTCGAATGGAGCTGGGTCGAGCTTATCTTTACGATCATGATGATGAACGCGCAATGCGCATCTTTCAAGAGCTTCTCCGTGAAGAGCCCTCTAACCGGCTGGCTAAACTAGAACTGGCGCGTGCCTTGGGGTACCAGCGGGAGTATGAGCGCTCGAATCAGTTTTACCGAGAACTCCTTGACACAAATCCAAACGATGAGGCGGCATCTGCCGGCTTGGTGCGAAATCTGATCCACCAGAGACGGGATACGGAGGCTCGGGCAGAGTTGGATCGAGCGCTCAGCCGTCATCCAGAAAGCGCTCGGCTTCAGGACCTCAAATCTCGCCTGGAAAGCGGGGGGCGCGAGAACGGGAGTTTGGAGGCAAAGAGGAGCCGTCTCCAGGGAACCGAGACTTTCTTTACCGATTCTGCCAGCAATCGCATGTGGAGGTCATGGCAGCAGCTTGACACAAAAATAGGCTATGGCTTTGCCAGCCGATTGCAAATGGAGGAACGCTCGCTGTGGGTAAGCGGCGGACCAAAGGCCAATGTGATTTCGGGCATTGAAGATATCAGGTATAGAGTGAACCGCTTTCTCCTTGTGGATGCGGGCGGAGGCCTGGTGCGGTTTGCCGACAGCAGCCATAAGGCTCTGTATCGCGGCGAGTTGGAATCGCATCCCTGGAGACGGCTGCGCCTGATTGCAGGTTTTTCCCGTCTGCCGGTTTCTCCCACCGTCAGGGCTAGCCAGTTCGATCTGCTCAGAGAAGGGTGGTATGGTCATGCGAACTGGAATTCGAGTGCATGGCGGCTGGACGCCCATTGGTCCCACCAACACTATTCCGACCACAACCTAGCCCGCCGTGAAGGAGCGGAGCTGATCCGTTGGCTCGGCGGACCTCGCCTTTCGATAGGGGGCGGTTACGAGTTCAATCACCTGCGCTTCAGCCAAAATCTTTTGCATGGATACTTTGATCCCAACACCTATCAGAGTCACCTGGGAGTAGGCGGGGTTCGGCTTCAGTACAAGAAGTTTCGCAGCGAATACCTGGCCCGGGTCGGTGGAGAATCTATCTCTGCGGCGCCCTATCAGAAGGCGTGGGAAATATCGCTGAGAAATTCAGCCAGGCTGGGCAATTGGGACCTGGGCGCAGACTACTCTTATTTTCATCTAGCGCAGAACACCGGCGCGTTCACCGCTCACATGCCACACGTATTTGTCGCTTATAGCTTTTGA